The window CCCGATAGTGGAGAGATTTTCATCGGAAATGGGAGCAACTGAGCCGTTCCCTGTCGGACACTAGTAGCTGCACATCGGGACACCGGGTTTCCGGTGAATTTGAGAGCCGATGAGAGTCCGTTTCGTCGTTCGACCTTCGGTAATTCTCTGTTATCGGTATCTCCCTCTCTATCTTACCTCCAGATCTCGCCTCCATAGTTCGGGGTGACAAGCCATCCCCTGCAACCGAAATCCGATGCTAAATCCCTCGATCACTCCATCATCCGACTACCCTATCACCCACCCTACTGCCGACCCACCACCCTACTGCCGACCCACCACCCACCCCACCCACACCTATTTCACCGGAAACCCGGTGTGTGTCTCAATCAACCCCTCCGCCACGCGTCCGAAACGGAACGCATTTCACCGGAAACCCGGTGTCGATCCCATGGACGCAGCGGACGACCTCTTCACTCGGGAGGACCCGATATTCGCGAACAAGGAGCTCCTCGAAATCAGTCATCTCCCCGGAGAGGGTCGGATCGTCGGCCGGGACGACGAGATTTCCGACCTCGCGAACGCGGTCAACCCGGCGATCTTCGGACAGAGTCCGAGCAACGTGCTCATCTACGGGAAGACCGGGACTGGAAAGTCTCTCTGTGCGAAGTACGTCTCGAAACGACTCGTCTCGACCGCCGGCGAGGAGGGCGTCAACGCCACCTTCGCGTACGTCGACTGCGCACAGGACACGACCGAAACGCAAGCCGTGCAGACGATCGCCGACGGCGTGAATGATCCGGACGTGACCGGGATCAACGTCCCTGACAAGGGCCTCTCGACGTCGACGTACTACAAGCGGCTCTGGCGCATCCTCGACCAGCGGTACGACGTCGTGCTCATCATCCTCGACGAAATCGACAAGCTCGACGACGACGCAATCCTGATGCAGCTCTCCCGGGCGGGCGAGGCCGGGAAGATCACCGACTGCAAGCTCGGCGTCGTCGGGATCAGCAACAAGATCCAGTACAAAGACCGCATGGACGAGCGGGTCAAATCCAGCCTCTGTGAACGCGAATTCGTGTTCCCGCCGTACGACGCGAACCAGCTCAGAGAGATCATGCAGGCGCGGGCGGACGCGTTCCACGACGACGTCCTCGAACCGTCTACCATTCCGCGCGCCGCGGCGCTCGCGGCACGAGAGCACGGAGACGCACGGAAGGCGATCGACATCCTCAGATACGCCGGCGAGATCGCACAGGGCAACGACGAACCGACCGTCCGGGAGGGATTCGTCACGCAGGCGCGTCAGCGCGCCGAGACGGACCGCTTCCGCGAGCTCATCCGCGGCTCGACGCCCCACTCTCGGTACGTCCTCCAGGCGCTCGCGCTGCTGTCGCTCTCGAACGGACGCCAAGACGGCTTCAGAACCAGTCGCGTGTACGAGATCTACGAGAACATCTGTCGACAGGAAGGCTCTGACAGCCTCTCGCTTCGCCGCGTCCGCGACCTCCTCAAGGAGCACGCCTTCCTCGATATCATCGAGCAGTCGAAACACAGCGGCGGGAGCGCCGAAGGCAGTTACACGAAACACCAACTGCTGGAGGACCCGAGCGTCGTTAAAGACGTACTGACTGAGGACAGCGCCGCGTAACCGTCACTGGCACGCGAACTCGTCGCTCCGACGTTCGTCGACCGGACGGTACCGCACGTCGGTGTTGCGACGTCTCGCAACCGATCGAGCCGAGCCGATCCGATCGAGTGACCGCCTAGCCGAGCAACCCGAGTCCCTCGATCCGTTCGACGATCTCCTCGACGGCCTCCTCGGCGTCGTCTGTGCGTTTCCCGCCGGTGATGACGATCTTCCCGCTGCCGAACAGCAGGATGACGACCTCCGGCTCGTCCATCCGGTAGACGAGTCCGGGGAACTGCTCCGGCTCGTACTCGACGTCCTCCAACCCGAGCCCGATCGCCAGTGCGTTGAGGTTGAGGTTGTGACCGAGGTCGGCGCTCGACACGATGTTCTGCACCGTTATTTCCGGGTCCTCCTCGACGGGTATCTGGAGTCCGCGGAGCTTCTCGAAGATGATCCCGAGGGCCTCGTGGACGTCGTCGATACTTTTTGCGCCCGTGCAGACGATCTTCCCAGACCGGAAGATCAGTGCGGCGGCCTTGGGCTCCTGCGTCCGGTAGACGAGTCCGGGGAAGTTGTCCGGGTTAAAATCGGCACCCGGGAGGTCCTCCGCGAGTGCTTCCAAATCGAGCTCTTGGCCGATCCCGGTTGATGCAACGACGTTCTGGATCTCGATCGAATCAGCAGGGTTCGTCATCGTTCGCTTTTATATGTGTCCCCCTCCCTTATAAACGCCCGTGGTATAAACGACCACTCGCTCGCGGCGTGTTTCGGTACGCGCGTTTCGCATCTTTCTTCGCTCGCGTAGCACAGCTTCTCCGCCCCCGTCTCTACTCGCACCCAGCTCTCCTCTGCATCCGTCTTCACTCAGTTCATCCTCTCCGCTCATCTCGTATTCTCGTACGCACGCGATGATATCCGACGTTCGGTACTTGCGGGGCCGAATCTCCTTCGTGATTCGGTTGCCGTTTTCTCGGCTCATTCAGTGACAACTTTCGTATGTCTTTGCCCGGATCGGGGTTGCCCACTCGCCCGAACGGTCTTTCGTCGAGGGCGTCACGAGCGCTCTTCGCTCGCGACTCCCCGTGGCAACCGTTCACCAAGAAACCGCATGACGTGGCGGCGATAGTTCGACGGGGTTAAGTACAAGCCGGGGTTCGTGATGAATGCGAAGGTCCCCCGGCGCGGGGGACAACGGTCGGCCGCACCGCGGCCGGTCGAAGCGTTCCGACGTGCTTAAGTGTATAAGCCCGTTCGGTTGAAACGCGAAGAACGCACCGCGGATTCGGGCCGTTCAATTCGGCCCGGTTTCGCAGAGTCGGCTCGTCCGACTCACCGATATGAGGATTTCGCCCCCTGCGCTCCGGCGTAAGAGGAAATCTGATGTGAGCCATGGTAGTTCGGTGTCATCCAGGTCGCTGGGTGACTCGGACACCATATAGACCATGCAATGGTGTTTTGACTCACCGCGAGTCAAAACCCGCCAACACCCCCTCCGAGCCGGGAACCAGGTTCGGAGGTTATACATTCCGGTTGATCCTGCCGGAGGCCATTGCTATTGGGATTCGATTTAGCCATGCTAGTCGCACGAGTTCAGACTCGTGGCGAATAGCTCAGTAACACGTGGCCAAACTACCCTTCGGACTACAATACCCTCGGGAAACTGAGGCTAATAGTAGATACCACAGTCCACCTGGAATGAGGACTGTGCCAAACGCTCCGGCGCCGAAGGATGTGGCTGCGGCCGATTAGGTAGACGGTGGGGTAACGGCCCACCGTGCCAATAATCGGTACGGGTCATGAGAGTGAGAACCCGGAGACGGAATCTGAGACAAGATTCCGGGCCCTACGGGGCGCAGCAGGCGCGAAACCTTTACACTGCACGACAGTGCGATAAGGGAATCCCAAGTGCGTAGGCATAGAGCCTACGCTTTTGTCCACCGTAGGGAGGTGGACGAATAAGGGCTGGGCAAGACCGGTGCCAGCCGCCGCGGTAATACCGGCAGCCCGAGTGATGGCCGATCTTATTGGGCCTAAAGCGTCCGTAGCTGGCCGCACAAGTCTATCGGAAAATCCACCCGCTCAACGGGTGGGCGTCCGGTAGAAACTGTGTGGCTTGGGACCGGAAGGCGCGACGGGTACGTCCGGGGTAGGAGTGAAATCCCGTAATCCTGGACGGACCGCCGATGGCGAAAGCACGTCGCGAAGACGGATCCGACAGTGAGGGACGAAAGCTAGGGTCTCGAACCGGATTAGATACCCGGGTAGTCCTAGCCGTAAACAATGCCTGCTAGGTGTGGCTCCCACTACGAGTGGGTGCTGTGCCGTAGGGAAGCCGCTAAGCAGGCCGCCTGGGAAGTACGTCCGCAAGGATGAAACTTAAAGGAATTGGCGGGGGAGCACTACAACCGGAGGAGCCTGCGGTTTAATTGGACTCAACGCCGGACATCTCACCAGCATCGACTGTAATAATGACGATCAGGTTGATGACCTTATCCGAGTTTCAGAGAGGAGGTGCATGGCCGCCGTCAGCTCGTACCGTGAGGCGTCCTGTTAAGTCAGGCAACGAGCGAGACCCGCATCCTTACTTGCCAGCAGCACTGCGAAGTGGCT is drawn from Halorubrum sp. CBA1229 and contains these coding sequences:
- a CDS encoding TATA-box-binding protein, whose protein sequence is MTNPADSIEIQNVVASTGIGQELDLEALAEDLPGADFNPDNFPGLVYRTQEPKAAALIFRSGKIVCTGAKSIDDVHEALGIIFEKLRGLQIPVEEDPEITVQNIVSSADLGHNLNLNALAIGLGLEDVEYEPEQFPGLVYRMDEPEVVILLFGSGKIVITGGKRTDDAEEAVEEIVERIEGLGLLG
- a CDS encoding orc1/cdc6 family replication initiation protein, producing MDAADDLFTREDPIFANKELLEISHLPGEGRIVGRDDEISDLANAVNPAIFGQSPSNVLIYGKTGTGKSLCAKYVSKRLVSTAGEEGVNATFAYVDCAQDTTETQAVQTIADGVNDPDVTGINVPDKGLSTSTYYKRLWRILDQRYDVVLIILDEIDKLDDDAILMQLSRAGEAGKITDCKLGVVGISNKIQYKDRMDERVKSSLCEREFVFPPYDANQLREIMQARADAFHDDVLEPSTIPRAAALAAREHGDARKAIDILRYAGEIAQGNDEPTVREGFVTQARQRAETDRFRELIRGSTPHSRYVLQALALLSLSNGRQDGFRTSRVYEIYENICRQEGSDSLSLRRVRDLLKEHAFLDIIEQSKHSGGSAEGSYTKHQLLEDPSVVKDVLTEDSAA